A genomic window from Cotesia glomerata isolate CgM1 linkage group LG7, MPM_Cglom_v2.3, whole genome shotgun sequence includes:
- the LOC123269044 gene encoding BTB/POZ domain-containing protein At1g01640-like, whose protein sequence is MIEGNITWYGLNDDLLSARINKNIKTYLKNVEFSDVKIRVKNNEEFTAHKVVLTSNSSIFKKMLTTDMKESKESCINLPELDSDTVNELLHFLYYGKLDKASDNSAILLELVKVADMYLISDLKHVCDALLSRLLTSKNVLSLLEISGTHNLLIVRQ, encoded by the coding sequence ATGATAGAGGGTAACATCACTTGGTATGGTTTGAATGATGACTTATTGAGTgccagaataaataaaaatataaaaacttatttgaAAAATGTCGAATTTAGTGACGTAAAAATTCgagtgaaaaataatgaagaattTACGGCTCATAAAGTTGTTTTAACTTCAAACAGTtctatatttaagaaaatgttAACAACAGACATGAAAGAATCGAAAGAAAGTTGTATCAATCTTCCAGAATTAGATTCTGATACTGTTAACGAATTGCTTCACTTCTTATATTATGGTAAATTGGATAAAGCTAGTGATAACAGCGCTATTTTGTTAGAATTAGTAAAAGTTGCTGACATGTATTTGATATCTGACTTAAAACATGTCTGTGACGCATTGTTGAGTAGACTTTTAACATCTAAAAATGTTCTCTCACTATTGGAAATATCCGGGACTCATAACTTACTAATTGTACGCCAATaa
- the LOC123269262 gene encoding speckle-type POZ protein B-like, with protein MIPIRKDITNWTDDIMFEDLVIPSNSHRCKLNNSPMIRFRNLDTCNKESTALHEYDILINCSIIWQAFTDDTLSAKSYKNMEAYFKNSEFSDVKIRAKNNEEFPAHKIILSSNSSVFKQMLTIDMKEKKENFINLPELDADIIKELLYFLYHGKLDKASENNAILLELVKVADMYCISELKRVCDLSLSNNLSLDNVISLLEVSQAYKLLILKQRALIYITNNVNSLCLQEM; from the coding sequence ATGATACCAATCAGAAAAGACATTACTAATTGGACAGATGATATTATGTTTGAAGATTTAGTGATCCCATCGAACAGTCATAGGTGCAAGTTAAACAATTCGCCGATGATAAGATTCAGGAATTTGGATACATGTAATAAAGAATCGACGGCTCTTCATGAATATGATATACTAATAAATTGTTCAATAATTTGGCAAGCATTTACCGATGACACATTGAGCGCAAAGTCATACAAAAATATGGAAgcttatttcaaaaattcagaATTCAGTGACGTGAAAATCCGagcaaaaaataatgaagaatttccagctcataaaattattttatcttccAACAGTTCAGTATTCAAACAAATGTTAACAATAgatatgaaagaaaaaaaagaaaactttaTTAATCTTCCGGAACTCGATGCTGATATTATTAAGGAGttactttactttttatatCACGGAAAATTGGACAAGGCTAGTGAGAATAACGctattttattggaattagTAAAAGTTGCTGATATGTACTGCATATCTGAGTTGAAGCGTGTCTGTGACTTATCACTGAGTAACAATTTATCACTTGATAATGTTATCTCATTATTGGAAGTGTCCCAAgcttataaattacttattttgaAACAACGAGCTTTGATTTACATCACCAATAATGTGAATTCATTATGTTTACAGGaaatgtaa
- the LOC123269525 gene encoding uncharacterized protein LOC123269525, giving the protein MSEEIVQSFKKMFEEKIDINVKNKWFSSKYLKIDCCPEVIFNISIQRITDYIFNVKVTKFFTKPATALIELTINSQIRRQYITNWTDDVIFENFSLSFDNDVRPQKEGFLNNYRYQSRIRTYRVTISGDITWYGFNDDLLNAKMNKNMETYLKNVEFSDVKIRVKNNEEFPAHKVFLASSSSVFKKMLTTDMKESRDKCINLPELDSDTVNELLHFLYYGKLDKASDNGAILFELVKAADMYLISDLKRVCDVLLSRLLTSENVISLLEISGTYKLPIVRQQSLIFIANHVDVLFEEEI; this is encoded by the coding sequence ATGAGTGAAGAAATCGTccaatcatttaaaaaaatgttcgaagaaaaaatagatattaatgtgaaaaataaatggtTTTCTTCTAAATATCTCAAAATAGATTGCTGTCCAgaagttatttttaacatttccATTCAACGAATTACTGACTACATATTTAACGTTAAAGTTACCAAATTTTTCACTAAACCAGCGACTGCACTCAttgaattaacaattaactCTCAAATAAGAAGACAATACATTACTAATTGGACAGACGATGttatctttgaaaatttttcactttcgTTTGACAATGATGTGCGTCCTCAAAAAGAGGGTTTCTTGAATAATTATCGTTACCAATCAAGAATTCGTACATACAGAGTAACGATAAGTGGTGACATAACTTGGTATGGTTTTAATGATGACTTATTGAATGccaaaatgaataaaaatatggaaacttatttaaaaaatgtcgaaTTTAGTGACGTAAAAATTCgagtgaaaaataatgaagaattTCCAGCTCATAAAGTCTTTTTAGCTTCAAGCAGTtctgtatttaagaaaatgttAACAACAGACATGAAAGAATCGAGAGATAAGTGTATCAATCTTCCAGAATTAGATTCTGATACTGTTAACGAATTACTTCATTTCTTATATTATGGTAAATTGGATAAAGCTAGTGATAACGGCGCTATTTTGTTCGAATTAGTAAAAGCTGCTGACATGTATTTGATATCTGACTTAAAACGTGTCTGTGACGTATTGTTGAGTAGACTTTTAACATCTGAGAATGTAATATCACTATTGGAAATATCCGGGACTTATAAATTACCAATTGTACGCCAACAATCTTTGATTTTTATCGCCAATCATGTGGATGTATTATTCGAGGAAGAAATTTAG
- the LOC123269263 gene encoding protein maternal effect lethal 26-like, with amino-acid sequence MMPIRKDVSNWTADVIFENLMIPLNCHKCISSNSYNNRQKNTWEMCNKKSTCHEYEIPITCSIVWHAFTDDTLNAKLYKNMEAYFKNSEFNDVKIRAKNNEEFPAHKIILASNSSVFKQILTTDMKEKKEDCINFLELDADIVKELLYFLYHEKLDKAGDISAILSELVKVADMYCISELKRVCDLSLSNKLSIDNVMSLLKLSETYKLPILQQRALIYIANNINSLCSQEK; translated from the coding sequence ATGATGCCAATCAGAAAAGACGTTAGTAATTGGACAGCTGATgttatatttgaaaatttgatgatCCCATTGAACTGTCATAAGTGTATTTCAAGTAATAGTTATAACAATCGTCAAAAAAATACTTGGGAAATGTGTAATAAGAAATCAACGTGTCATGAATATGAGATACCAATAACTTGTTCAATAGTTTGGCATGCATTTACCGATGACACATTGAACGCAAAGCTATACAAAAATATGGAAgcttatttcaaaaattcagaATTCAACGACGTGAAAATCCGagcaaaaaataatgaagaatttccagctcataaaattattttagcttCCAACAGTTCAGTattcaaacaaatattaacaacagatatgaaagaaaaaaaagaagactGTATTAATTTTCTGGAACTCGATGCTGATATTGTTAAGGAGttactttactttttatatCACGAAAAATTGGACAAGGCTGGTGACATCAGTGCTATTTTATCGGAGTTAGTAAAAGTTGCTGATATGTACTGCATATCTGAGTTAAAGCGTGTCTGTGACTTATCACTCAGTAACAAATTATCAATTGATAATGTTATgtcattattgaaattatctGAAACTTATAAATTACCTATTTTGCAACAACGGGCTTTGATTTACATCGccaataatataaattcattatgTTCACAGGAAaagtaa
- the LOC123269264 gene encoding uncharacterized protein LOC123269264 — protein MKRLERYLEKKKLVLNEEKSKVMVFKKGEGRKKKIDWLWKGFHIEEVKEFTYLGYHFVSSGKKREHIKNLVKKANIAMRHTWGLGEEIFKNNFERRAKIFDSLVGGVMSYGAEIWGWVEIPDLEKVQKKYFKWALGVESCTPDAILYGEINREKMHLKFAKRAINYEERILKSRENGIIRECIKERRKGKGDKERLKERQNFLHNLMSIRSRECGHNKLILRWSHCKKIPQNY, from the coding sequence ATGAAGAGACTGGAGAGGTATTTGGAAAAGAAGAAGTTGGTCCTTAATGAAGAGAAATCCAAAGTCATGGTGTTCAAAAAAGGTGAAGGAAGAAAAAAGAAGATAGACTGGCTTTGGAAAGGATTCCACATAGAGGAGGTTAAAGAATTTACATACTTGGGTTATCATTTCGTAAGTAGTGGAAAGAAAAGGGAGCATATTAAGAATCTGGTCAAAAAAGCAAATATTGCAATGAGACACACCTGGGGGTTGGGTGaagagatatttaaaaataattttgaaagaaGGGCTAAGATATTTGACAGTCTGGTAGGAGGAGTTATGTCTTATGGTGCGGAAATATGGGGGTGGGTGGAGATTCCAGATCTGGAAAAAGTCCAGAAGAAATACTTCAAATGGGCACTAGGAGTAGAGAGTTGTACCCCAGATGCTATTCTATACGGGGAGATAAATAGAGAGAAAATGCACCTTAAATTCGCTAAGAGAGCAATAAATTATGAAGAAAGAATCCTGAAGTCCAGAGAGAATGGAATAATAAGAGAATGCATaaaagaaagaagaaaaggtaAAGGTGATAAGGAAAGGCTGAAAGAAAGGCAGAATTTTCTGCACAACTTGATGAGCATCCGCTCTCGAGAATGCGgccataataaattaatcttgcGTTGGTCACACTGCAAGAAAATCCCGCAAAACTACTAA